The nucleotide window TCTGGAAACAATCCGTCCCTTGTCATCCATACCCCTGACTGTTAGAATATATGAAATAGGCAATTGGGATGTGAAATGCTCGCTCATGTAATCCAGTACTTTTCTTACCGGGGAGCTTACATGCCCTATAAGCTTTTCAGAGCCATATTTGGCCCCAATAAAGTGTGTTTTATCGATAATATCTTTCCCTCCAACGCCGATGAACAGGTTTTTATTGTAGTTGGCAATTCCTACCAATTCATGAGGAACAAGTTGTCCGACAGAAATAATCTGGTCCCATCTGCCTTCAATAATCGTTTTATTTATTTCGCAATAGAGGGGAAAATCAACCAGCCCGTTTGTAAGCTTTTTAATAATTTCAGAAGGAATTGTGCCAATTCTAACGATATCATTTTTCCAGTCATGCCGTTTAAAAAGTTCATGAGGTATCCCAGGATACATGGTATTTAACTCATGTGCTGTCATAGGGAAATGCGTTCCGACTGCCGGCATAATCTCAATATAGGTTTTGCTTTTTAGTCTTTCATATAGCATACAGGTAATTTCTCCTGCATACGAATAGAAACGTGTAATATCGGGTGGCAGGATCAATACCCTTTTCAGATTTTCAAGCTTGCCCAACATCACTTCGAGCAGCTTCGAAATATCTTGCTTTTCAATTGTCAAATCTGCTTTACCTTCAGCGAAAAATATCATTATTATAAAATAATGTTGGAAATTCCTTTATATAAGTGCAAATCCATATAAATATTTGATTACCCTGCTAAAATTATGGGATCAGGATAACCTTGCAGGCATTTTCTTTTCTGTTTACCATCGTGTCAATCCCTTTCTCAAAGTCTTCCAGTTTCATTGTGTGTGAAATAAGTGATTTGGTCTCAATTTTACCCGATTCAAGCATTTCAATTACATTATCCCAAATGCCGGGACTT belongs to Lentimicrobiaceae bacterium and includes:
- a CDS encoding lactate racemase domain-containing protein; translation: MIFFAEGKADLTIEKQDISKLLEVMLGKLENLKRVLILPPDITRFYSYAGEITCMLYERLKSKTYIEIMPAVGTHFPMTAHELNTMYPGIPHELFKRHDWKNDIVRIGTIPSEIIKKLTNGLVDFPLYCEINKTIIEGRWDQIISVGQLVPHELVGIANYNKNLFIGVGGKDIIDKTHFIGAKYGSEKLIGHVSSPVRKVLDYMSEHFTSQLPISYILTVRGMDDKGRIVSRGIFAGNDVECYLQGAALCQQVNINLLDKEYNKVVVYLDPEEFKSTWVGNKAIFRTRMAVTDGGELIVLCPGINTFGEDPTNDLIIRKYGYQNGDNLLRAFNENGDLDKHMTPLSHLLISSAENRFKVTYGVKNISQKEIESVHCNYADYNELEKIYNPFRLMDGENVMPDGEVIYYVSKPAQGLWAEVNKFNRNDRND